A window of Ignavibacterium sp. contains these coding sequences:
- a CDS encoding polysaccharide deacetylase family protein, with translation MEVTNRKYGIRINFLFLLLSGIIILLSSILIYLFVLRGVFGKFSVYDLIPTEQTIKSLFTGKKNDTAILYSEYTQNVLPKGSTWLVDNISTWKKFLSNLNVNYEVVDDKKIESDDLSDYKLIVLPGIKALSEKEIIKLKKYLESGGSIFATGGIASYSNDGKWKGWQFLNEVFGINFTKEISVNEIYKIHTLRGGLPLTANVPTGFPLKVATWDRPMAVEVLDPRTTQVSFWYNYKAEYGLVREEIKKTAGIVYGNYGKGRFVWMGFEINSVIGSQDDYVYFEKLFNNSVNWLTYSPIGYVKDWPTGYNSAAIVSFIISDDSKNIDNVLPVIRRENIPVTFFANAELAKSNPELIKKLSEYGEIASITDIGYVTSVNDQINKLDSLELQIKKIAESKTTLENISGRKVKGLIPLYGLFDQNTITAGIKNELKYLITDSLTDRSVPKTIIRGKNRILTITKTARDDYEVIRDLGLTQPEFQFYTYQEDIDRILFEGGLYVLKLHTDYQLKNEFVQVVSDLIAELKSKNFWIASASDIQSWYEKKDYVEIKTEKRGNSRVAIKVSNPGNEMINNLVIDIDLNEKVKNLTLDSEIIGTRPASIKHNDGSQMLYLYIDKLDAGESRIYFIDYDRVTS, from the coding sequence GTGGAAGTAACTAATCGCAAATATGGAATAAGAATTAATTTTCTGTTCTTACTATTAAGCGGAATCATAATTCTGCTTTCCTCTATTCTGATATACCTTTTTGTACTTCGCGGAGTCTTCGGAAAATTTAGTGTTTATGATTTAATCCCAACAGAACAAACAATCAAAAGTTTGTTTACTGGAAAGAAGAATGACACCGCAATTCTTTACTCCGAATACACACAAAATGTTTTGCCAAAGGGAAGCACCTGGTTAGTTGATAACATTTCAACCTGGAAAAAATTTCTCTCAAATCTTAATGTTAATTATGAAGTTGTTGATGATAAGAAAATTGAATCGGATGATCTTTCAGATTATAAACTTATTGTTCTTCCAGGAATAAAAGCCTTGAGTGAAAAGGAAATAATCAAACTAAAAAAATATCTTGAATCAGGAGGAAGTATTTTTGCAACTGGAGGAATTGCCTCCTACTCTAATGATGGTAAATGGAAAGGTTGGCAATTTCTGAACGAAGTTTTTGGAATTAACTTCACAAAAGAAATTAGTGTAAATGAAATTTATAAAATTCATACACTTCGTGGTGGCTTACCACTGACTGCAAATGTTCCAACCGGATTTCCATTAAAAGTTGCAACCTGGGATAGACCAATGGCAGTCGAGGTTCTTGATCCTCGTACTACTCAAGTAAGTTTTTGGTATAACTACAAAGCAGAATATGGACTCGTTAGAGAAGAAATTAAAAAAACTGCTGGAATCGTTTATGGCAATTATGGAAAAGGTAGATTCGTTTGGATGGGCTTTGAAATAAATTCTGTGATTGGTTCTCAGGATGACTATGTTTATTTCGAAAAACTATTTAATAATTCTGTCAATTGGCTTACTTACTCTCCGATAGGATATGTTAAAGATTGGCCTACAGGATATAATTCTGCTGCGATAGTTTCATTCATAATTTCTGATGATTCAAAAAACATTGACAATGTTTTGCCAGTAATCAGAAGAGAAAACATACCTGTTACTTTTTTTGCAAATGCAGAATTAGCAAAAAGTAATCCTGAACTCATAAAAAAACTTTCTGAGTATGGTGAGATTGCTTCTATAACAGACATCGGTTATGTAACCTCAGTAAATGATCAGATAAACAAACTGGATTCATTAGAACTTCAGATAAAAAAAATTGCTGAATCAAAAACTACTTTAGAAAATATTTCTGGTAGAAAAGTTAAAGGTTTAATCCCACTTTATGGATTATTTGATCAAAACACTATTACAGCCGGAATAAAGAATGAATTGAAATATTTAATTACCGATTCTCTTACAGATAGGTCAGTTCCCAAAACAATAATCAGAGGAAAAAACAGAATTCTTACTATAACCAAAACTGCAAGAGATGACTACGAAGTCATCAGAGATCTTGGATTAACGCAACCGGAGTTTCAATTTTATACTTATCAGGAAGATATCGATAGAATTTTATTCGAAGGTGGTTTGTATGTATTGAAGCTTCACACAGATTATCAACTGAAGAATGAATTTGTACAGGTTGTTTCAGATTTAATTGCTGAGTTGAAATCAAAAAATTTCTGGATTGCTTCAGCATCCGATATACAAAGCTGGTATGAGAAAAAAGATTATGTGGAAATAAAAACCGAGAAAAGAGGGAATAGTCGTGTGGCAATTAAAGTTTCAAACCCTGGCAATGAAATGATAAATAATCTTGTGATAGATATTGACTTAAACGAAAAAGTAAAAAACTTAACACTTGATTCAGAAATAATTGGAACTCGTCCGGCATCTATAAAGCATAACGATGGCTCACAGATGTTGTATTTATATATTGATAAACTGGATGCTGGAGAGTCAAGAATTTATTTCATTGATTACGATAGAGTTACAAGCTGA